From the genome of Apodemus sylvaticus chromosome 3, mApoSyl1.1, whole genome shotgun sequence, one region includes:
- the Tex48 gene encoding testis-expressed protein 48, whose translation MGNKEEQCFQEDMTTAHQTLASKIFSLCCWNCEEPVVESPKVPSQEVQPPTFNLLKTEKNELCEQNLKRTNAQSLVAQEKNFSTTSSDFEELTAYNIQTGYPKKNLNRYYQEHWAFRPCLIGRP comes from the exons ATGGGCAACAAGGAGGAGCAGTGTTTTCAGGAAGACATGACAA CGGCCCACCAAACCCTGGCCTCGAAGATCTTCAGTTTATGCTGCTGGAACTGTGAGGAACCTGTCGTTGAGAGCCCCAAGGTTCCAAGCCAAGAGGTCCAGCCACCAACCTTCA ATTTGCTGAAGACTGAGAAGAATGAGTTATGCGAACAAAACCTCAAGCGAACTAATGCACAGTCCCTCGTTGCCCAAGAAAAGAACTTCTCCACTACCAGCAGTGATTTTGAAG agctGACTGCATACAATATACAAACAGGATACCCTAAGAAAAATCTAAACCGCTACTACCAGGAACACTGGGCCTTCCGACCGTGTCTCATCGGGCGACCCTGA